One window from the genome of Pedobacter schmidteae encodes:
- a CDS encoding KUP/HAK/KT family potassium transporter codes for MSSHKNFNALSAGGLLVSLGIVYGDIGTSPLYTLKAIFNSVVGGGQQVTTELVLGALSCVIWTLTLQTTVKYVAITLRADNKGEGGIFSLYSLVRKNAKWLVIPAVVGGCALLADGIITPSITVTSAIEGLQLKFPTVSVIPIVLAIITGLFVIQQFGTNLVGKLFGPIMLLWFGALGLLGILFVVQDFSIFRALNPYYAFNLLVNNPMALLILGGVFLCTTGAEALYSDMGHCGRSNIRVSWIFVKIMLILNYLGQGVWILHHGKYDTGLNPFFEIVPTPYLLFMVALATVAAVIASQAMITGSFTLISEAVRLNLWPKVRINYPSNQKGQIYVPSINWILWIGCIVIVLIFKNSGAMEGAYGLAINLTFLSTTILIAAYMKRKKVPMYIIGIFLAIYIALELTFLVGNMSKFFHGGWVTVLIGSGLFTVMWSWYVSRKIKNRFVKYVEIEDYYQIISELSEDTSVPKYSSQLVYLTSANFKTEIESKIIYSIIQKEPKRADVYWLVHVDVVDEPFTRDYKVEFLIPGKLIRIDFKLGFRVEQRVNLLYRKVIEELVKNGEVDITSQYTSLNKHKIAGDFRFVLLEKHLSKFSKLSLYERTIMDYYFILKRLSLSEERSFGLDSSYVDVEKVPLIFVTPDDIELNRLPV; via the coding sequence GTGTCAAGTCATAAGAATTTCAATGCGCTTTCAGCGGGCGGTTTACTGGTTAGTTTAGGTATTGTTTATGGCGACATCGGTACTTCGCCGCTTTACACACTCAAAGCGATTTTTAATTCAGTAGTTGGAGGCGGTCAGCAGGTGACTACCGAACTGGTACTTGGCGCACTTTCCTGTGTCATCTGGACACTTACCCTGCAAACCACTGTGAAATACGTTGCCATTACCCTTAGGGCCGATAATAAAGGTGAGGGAGGCATATTTTCCTTGTACTCTTTGGTGCGTAAAAATGCCAAATGGTTGGTTATACCTGCGGTTGTAGGGGGGTGTGCTTTACTGGCCGATGGGATCATTACCCCAAGTATTACGGTTACCTCGGCTATTGAAGGTTTACAATTGAAATTCCCAACCGTTAGCGTAATCCCTATCGTGTTGGCCATTATAACGGGTTTGTTTGTCATACAACAGTTTGGAACCAATTTGGTAGGAAAGCTATTTGGCCCAATTATGCTCCTGTGGTTTGGTGCTCTGGGGCTGCTGGGTATCTTATTTGTAGTACAGGATTTTAGTATTTTCAGGGCATTAAACCCTTATTATGCTTTTAATCTGCTGGTCAATAATCCTATGGCATTGCTTATTCTGGGTGGCGTATTTTTATGTACCACGGGGGCCGAAGCCTTGTATTCAGATATGGGGCATTGCGGGCGTTCAAACATCCGGGTAAGCTGGATTTTTGTAAAAATCATGCTGATCCTCAACTACCTGGGGCAAGGTGTATGGATTTTACATCACGGTAAGTATGATACAGGTTTGAATCCTTTCTTTGAAATAGTTCCTACCCCATACCTGTTGTTTATGGTTGCTTTGGCCACTGTAGCTGCGGTAATTGCCAGTCAGGCCATGATTACCGGCTCATTTACATTGATATCCGAAGCGGTACGATTAAATCTCTGGCCCAAAGTCAGGATCAATTACCCTAGTAATCAAAAGGGACAAATTTATGTCCCATCTATCAACTGGATCCTCTGGATAGGTTGTATTGTCATTGTTTTAATTTTCAAAAATTCAGGTGCAATGGAAGGGGCCTATGGTTTGGCCATTAACCTTACATTTTTATCTACTACTATATTGATTGCGGCTTATATGAAGCGTAAGAAAGTTCCGATGTATATCATTGGTATTTTTCTGGCGATTTACATTGCGCTCGAGTTGACGTTTTTAGTGGGTAACATGTCTAAGTTCTTCCATGGCGGTTGGGTAACTGTACTTATCGGGTCGGGTTTGTTTACGGTAATGTGGAGCTGGTATGTGTCCAGAAAAATCAAAAACAGATTTGTCAAATATGTGGAAATTGAAGATTATTACCAGATCATTAGCGAACTGAGTGAAGATACTTCTGTACCAAAATATTCTTCACAACTGGTATATCTAACCAGTGCTAATTTCAAAACAGAGATTGAATCAAAAATCATCTATTCTATCATTCAAAAGGAACCAAAAAGGGCCGATGTGTACTGGCTGGTTCACGTTGATGTAGTTGATGAGCCATTTACACGCGACTACAAAGTAGAGTTTTTGATTCCTGGCAAACTAATCAGAATAGATTTCAAGCTTGGTTTCAGGGTCGAGCAAAGGGTTAATCTCTTGTATCGCAAAGTAATTGAAGAGCTGGTAAAAAATGGTGAGGTAGATATCACCAGTCAGTATACTTCTTTAAACAAACATAAAATTGCAGGCGATTTCAGGTTTGTACTGTTAGAGAAGCACTTGTCTAAATTCTCTAAATTGAGTTTGTACGAACGTACCATTATGGATTATTATTTTATCCTTAAGCGTTTGAGTCTTTCCGAAGAACGTAGTTTTGGATTGGATTCCAGTTATGTGGATGTAGAAAAGGTACCTTTGATATTTGTGACTCCTGATGACATTGAATTGAACCGGTTGCCGGTTTAA
- a CDS encoding T9SS type A sorting domain-containing protein encodes MSVLCSLSVFGQKNDSLATGIRAKKINKTPQIKANIPTYKPKYNFGYVQYNDLVSNNKSANNLKPEKILTVVKVYPNPVDDQINLMLRMDRESNLSVKIMDLLGNEIVTLSNERIPAGEQTKSYTIPNRLNSGIYFLKIMSGTETVVKRISVL; translated from the coding sequence ATGAGTGTTTTGTGCAGTCTGAGTGTTTTCGGCCAAAAAAACGACAGTTTGGCTACTGGTATCAGGGCAAAAAAGATCAACAAAACACCTCAAATCAAAGCGAACATACCTACTTACAAACCAAAGTACAACTTTGGATATGTGCAGTACAATGACCTGGTTTCGAACAACAAAAGCGCTAACAACCTGAAACCTGAAAAAATTCTTACGGTTGTAAAGGTATACCCTAATCCGGTAGATGATCAGATCAATCTGATGCTTCGTATGGACCGGGAATCCAATCTTTCAGTAAAAATAATGGACTTGCTGGGCAATGAAATTGTAACACTTTCTAATGAACGTATTCCTGCAGGCGAGCAAACAAAAAGCTATACCATTCCAAACCGTTTAAACAGTGGCATCTATTTTCTGAAAATAATGTCCGGTACAGAAACAGTTGTGAAACGCATCTCGGTTTTATAA
- a CDS encoding fumarylacetoacetate hydrolase family protein: MKIIAIGRNYAEHAKELNNPIPESPVIFLKPDTAILKDNKPFYIPDFSSDIHYELEVVLKIAKEGKHISEKFAHKYYEELGLGIDFTARDIQTAHKAKGLPWELAKAFDHSAAISNFIPKTEIEDLYNLPFELKINGDSRQNGNTKDILFSFEKIIAFVSRYITLKKGDLIFTGTPEGVGQVKQGDRLEAWLQGQQLLGFDIK, translated from the coding sequence ATGAAGATAATTGCCATAGGTAGAAACTATGCCGAGCACGCGAAAGAACTCAACAATCCAATCCCTGAAAGTCCGGTAATTTTTTTAAAGCCCGACACAGCGATCCTGAAAGACAATAAGCCTTTTTATATTCCGGATTTTTCGTCCGACATACATTATGAACTGGAGGTTGTTTTGAAAATAGCAAAAGAAGGAAAGCACATCTCGGAAAAATTTGCCCATAAATATTACGAGGAACTGGGCTTAGGAATTGATTTTACAGCCAGAGACATTCAGACCGCCCACAAAGCGAAAGGCTTACCCTGGGAATTGGCCAAGGCGTTTGACCATTCGGCAGCCATCAGCAATTTTATTCCAAAAACAGAGATTGAAGACCTTTACAACCTTCCTTTTGAATTAAAAATAAATGGAGATAGCCGGCAAAATGGCAATACCAAAGATATTTTATTTTCATTTGAAAAGATCATTGCTTTTGTTTCCCGCTACATTACCCTAAAAAAAGGGGACCTGATTTTTACCGGTACACCTGAGGGCGTGGGGCAGGTAAAACAGGGCGACCGGCTGGAGGCCTGGCTGCAGGGACAACAACTACTTGGTTTTGACATAAAATAA
- a CDS encoding M23 family metallopeptidase, which translates to MTKKNILLALLLMFSFRSFSQQIFSDSKYPLVDFRPPLDIEPPALAGSFGELRANHFHSGMDYRTNQREGYPVYAIADGYISRLRVQNSGFGLALYINHPNGYTSVYGHLQRFGAKIAPQVKAIQYQKKSYEIDEFPNAQFIPVRKGDVIAYTGNSGSSGGPHLHFEIRDTKTEATINPQLFGLEIPDNIPPVIYSMYVYRLNKKPFNEFVPKQYFQVAGAAGSYHLNKVNTINLSGEVGFGIITTDRHNGASGTNGVYSIMLELDGQPVYTSALEKFYFENSKAINSHIDYPTYINTKKSIQKSFVDPGNPLKIYYNLVNNGRIAFTDGKLHQLKYTVTDGKGNKSTLAFNVQANAAAVISTPEPPASASTFSYATQNEFNNEEVKVIVPKGSLYNDMNFTYKRLPKPAGNAYSAIHQIHNNLTPLHTGFELWIKADSTLNKYKEKTVIVSTGRSSQGGYFENGYVKAKPRNFGGYFIAIDTIAPSITPVNIADGKSMAGISKISFKIRDNLSGIKSFNGYIDGRWILMEFDTKSASLWHTFDEKTTPGKHTLEVIVSDMKDNNKNYTVTFYK; encoded by the coding sequence ATGACAAAAAAAAATATACTACTGGCCCTGCTCCTTATGTTTTCGTTCAGGAGCTTTAGTCAGCAAATATTCAGCGACAGCAAATATCCACTTGTAGACTTCAGACCTCCCCTGGATATTGAACCTCCGGCCCTGGCAGGGTCATTTGGCGAACTTAGGGCCAATCACTTTCATTCGGGAATGGACTACCGTACCAATCAACGTGAAGGCTACCCTGTTTATGCCATTGCCGATGGCTATATATCGCGTTTGCGTGTTCAGAATAGCGGATTTGGTTTGGCCTTATATATTAATCATCCAAACGGCTATACTTCTGTGTATGGGCACTTGCAACGATTTGGAGCTAAAATAGCCCCTCAAGTAAAAGCCATTCAATACCAGAAAAAATCATATGAAATAGATGAATTTCCAAATGCACAGTTTATTCCGGTACGCAAAGGGGATGTGATTGCCTATACGGGAAATTCTGGAAGCTCGGGAGGGCCTCATTTACATTTCGAAATCAGAGATACCAAAACGGAAGCCACCATTAACCCACAATTATTTGGTTTGGAAATACCCGACAACATTCCTCCTGTGATCTATTCTATGTACGTATACAGGCTCAATAAAAAACCATTTAATGAGTTTGTACCCAAGCAGTATTTTCAGGTTGCGGGAGCGGCAGGCAGCTACCACCTGAATAAAGTAAACACCATTAACCTGAGTGGAGAGGTTGGATTTGGTATCATCACAACCGATAGGCACAACGGTGCATCTGGAACCAATGGCGTATATTCTATCATGCTTGAACTGGATGGGCAACCTGTTTACACCTCGGCACTGGAAAAATTCTATTTTGAAAACAGTAAAGCGATCAATTCACATATAGATTATCCAACCTATATCAATACCAAAAAGAGTATTCAAAAGAGCTTTGTAGATCCCGGCAACCCATTAAAAATTTACTATAACCTGGTTAACAATGGCCGGATCGCATTTACAGATGGTAAACTCCACCAACTAAAGTATACTGTAACGGATGGAAAGGGCAACAAAAGTACATTAGCCTTTAATGTACAAGCTAATGCAGCAGCTGTCATCAGCACACCCGAACCTCCCGCAAGTGCTTCAACCTTCTCTTACGCAACTCAAAACGAATTTAATAATGAAGAAGTTAAGGTAATAGTACCCAAAGGTAGCTTGTACAACGACATGAACTTTACGTATAAACGGTTGCCAAAACCAGCAGGCAATGCTTATTCGGCAATTCATCAAATTCACAACAACTTAACGCCACTACATACCGGCTTTGAATTGTGGATAAAGGCAGACAGCACTTTAAATAAATACAAAGAAAAGACAGTCATTGTCAGCACCGGTCGTTCCTCGCAGGGCGGTTACTTTGAAAACGGATATGTAAAAGCCAAACCACGCAATTTTGGCGGTTACTTTATTGCCATAGACACTATTGCGCCAAGTATTACACCGGTTAATATTGCCGATGGGAAAAGTATGGCCGGCATTAGCAAAATATCGTTTAAAATTAGAGATAATCTTTCGGGCATTAAAAGTTTTAACGGCTATATTGATGGCAGATGGATATTAATGGAATTTGATACGAAATCGGCTTCGTTGTGGCACACTTTTGACGAAAAGACAACTCCGGGGAAACATACGCTTGAAGTAATTGTTTCTGACATGAAAGACAACAATAAAAATTATACAGTTACTTTTTATAAATAA
- the bcp gene encoding thioredoxin-dependent thiol peroxidase, whose translation MSELKEGQKAPAITAKDQNGDTVSLDQFAGKTVVLYFYPKDDTPGCTAEACDFRDNYQGLMAKGIVVLGVSVDDEKSHQKFVTKHQLPFTLLADTDQKIVQDYGVWGEKNMYGKKYMGTHRTTFIIDEKGNIAHIIKKVDTKNSTAQVLELLAG comes from the coding sequence ATGAGTGAATTAAAAGAAGGCCAAAAGGCCCCTGCAATTACCGCGAAAGACCAAAATGGCGATACGGTATCGCTTGATCAGTTTGCCGGCAAAACAGTTGTATTGTACTTTTATCCTAAGGACGATACCCCGGGTTGTACAGCAGAAGCCTGCGATTTCAGAGACAATTACCAGGGCCTGATGGCTAAAGGGATTGTGGTGTTGGGCGTAAGCGTGGATGACGAAAAGTCACATCAGAAATTTGTCACCAAACATCAGCTGCCATTTACGTTACTAGCAGATACAGACCAGAAAATTGTACAGGACTACGGCGTATGGGGCGAAAAAAATATGTATGGGAAGAAATACATGGGCACCCACAGAACTACTTTCATCATTGATGAAAAAGGGAATATTGCACACATCATCAAAAAAGTAGATACAAAAAACTCAACTGCGCAGGTACTGGAATTGCTGGCCGGCTAA
- a CDS encoding response regulator produces the protein MRFAALASSFILGLISIGILVSVINSLKKGISDIVTGSGNIRRGNLKTRVDVSANHEIGILAWTFNELAHRHEQNLNELEELRISLTNEQQRAEHYEKAKQYFLVNMSHEIRTPMNAILGFARYLQESLEEPEDLESVKMIIKSGEHLLVTLNDILDFANIETGEITFVCMPFNLRDTIQSICMLKEASAQLKQIGLNYSIDAHIPDAIYGDSVRLAQILLSLTSNAIKFTETGGVSVAAQIVADHDDHLIIEFRVKDSGIGIDIEMQEKIFNPFEQGTNHMKRKFGGTGIGLSIVKHLIALQDGVIRLKSIPGVGSEFYFQLPFLKAHAGNDLTMSMKPYLSLLLEEPAAEKEISVLIVEDNAINQLLVIKLLEKKGYKTTVAENGKIALHKYAHSDFDIILMDLQMPEMDGYETAIHIRNLSSYKKDIPIVAMTAHTIKGEREKCLNIGMNDYISKPFYADELYEKIRLLVKEHRKAIA, from the coding sequence ATGAGGTTTGCAGCGCTCGCATCATCTTTTATTCTCGGATTAATCAGCATAGGAATTCTTGTTTCTGTGATCAACAGTCTTAAAAAAGGTATAAGTGATATTGTCACGGGTTCCGGAAATATCAGGAGAGGTAATTTAAAGACCAGGGTAGATGTTAGTGCAAATCACGAGATAGGTATTTTGGCCTGGACATTTAATGAGTTGGCGCATCGGCACGAACAAAATTTAAATGAGCTGGAAGAACTCCGCATTAGCTTAACCAATGAGCAACAAAGGGCCGAGCACTATGAAAAAGCTAAGCAGTATTTTCTGGTCAATATGAGTCACGAAATACGTACGCCGATGAATGCTATCCTGGGTTTTGCACGTTACCTTCAGGAATCGCTGGAAGAACCTGAGGATCTGGAATCTGTAAAAATGATCATCAAGTCGGGCGAGCATTTGTTGGTTACCCTAAATGACATTCTCGATTTTGCCAATATAGAAACTGGAGAAATCACCTTTGTATGTATGCCCTTTAACCTCAGAGATACTATTCAGTCTATTTGTATGTTGAAAGAGGCAAGTGCCCAATTGAAGCAAATTGGATTAAATTATTCAATAGATGCTCATATTCCTGATGCGATTTATGGCGATTCAGTTAGGCTTGCCCAAATTCTCCTGAGCCTTACTTCAAACGCCATTAAATTTACAGAAACAGGAGGAGTGTCTGTTGCTGCACAGATTGTTGCCGATCACGATGATCACCTCATTATCGAGTTTAGGGTAAAGGATAGTGGTATAGGTATCGATATCGAAATGCAGGAGAAAATTTTTAATCCGTTTGAGCAGGGAACTAACCATATGAAGCGGAAGTTTGGTGGTACGGGTATCGGTTTAAGTATTGTAAAGCATTTAATTGCGCTTCAGGACGGAGTAATCCGATTGAAGAGTATACCAGGTGTGGGGTCAGAATTCTATTTTCAACTGCCATTTCTTAAAGCGCATGCTGGCAACGATTTAACTATGTCGATGAAGCCATATTTGAGTTTACTGCTGGAAGAGCCGGCAGCGGAAAAAGAGATCAGTGTTCTGATTGTGGAAGACAATGCCATCAACCAATTGCTGGTTATCAAATTACTCGAAAAAAAGGGCTACAAAACAACCGTTGCCGAAAATGGAAAAATAGCCTTGCATAAATACGCGCATAGCGACTTTGACATTATATTAATGGATCTTCAGATGCCGGAAATGGATGGCTACGAAACCGCCATCCATATCCGCAACCTGTCTTCTTATAAAAAGGATATTCCTATAGTGGCCATGACAGCGCATACCATCAAGGGCGAACGGGAAAAATGCCTTAACATTGGCATGAACGATTACATTTCCAAGCCTTTCTATGCCGATGAACTGTATGAAAAGATTCGCCTATTGGTCAAAGAGCACCGGAAGGCAATTGCCTGA
- a CDS encoding sugar MFS transporter → MNPNQPQNRTALMPMVICCALFFILGFVTWANGSLIPFAKKAFDLETDLQAYLVTFASYIAYFFLAIPSSWILKKIGFHNGLVSSLVILAIGSLLFIPAAEKSSYTLFLTAIFVQGSGMALLQTAVNPYLSIIGPIDSAAQRISIAGFCNKTAGIVAPIVLSTLLLKGANAAEARLAQAATEADKQTILDELLQQLHAPYIALAIVLGLFAIVLKFVKLPEVNMEEEDASENAHTTAKKTIFDYPHLFLGALAIFFCVAVEVMAGDIIGTYARELGTVPHVFRDNATAFTLGFMLLGYLIGIITIPKFISQQAALRICTSVGIVFTALSVFTTGVISFWFVALLGLANSLMWPAIFPLGIKGLGKFTKTGSAIMIMGIAGGAIWPLVYGFMKDELHIDFQHAFLYAMVPAYLYIVYFASRGHKAGKKA, encoded by the coding sequence ATGAATCCTAACCAACCTCAAAACAGAACGGCGCTAATGCCAATGGTAATCTGTTGTGCATTGTTTTTTATTTTAGGCTTTGTCACCTGGGCCAATGGCTCCCTTATTCCATTTGCAAAAAAAGCGTTCGATCTCGAAACCGATTTACAAGCGTATCTGGTTACCTTTGCATCTTATATCGCCTATTTTTTTCTGGCAATACCCAGCTCATGGATACTTAAAAAAATTGGCTTCCATAATGGCTTGGTATCGAGTTTGGTAATTCTGGCAATAGGATCTCTATTGTTTATTCCGGCAGCTGAAAAAAGTAGTTATACACTATTCTTAACTGCAATTTTTGTACAAGGCTCAGGTATGGCTTTATTACAAACCGCAGTGAACCCTTATTTAAGTATCATTGGGCCAATTGATAGTGCTGCGCAACGAATCTCCATTGCAGGTTTTTGTAATAAAACAGCAGGTATTGTAGCGCCAATTGTACTTAGTACCTTGCTTTTGAAAGGGGCAAATGCTGCCGAAGCACGATTGGCACAAGCAGCAACCGAAGCTGATAAACAAACTATTTTAGATGAATTACTTCAGCAGCTTCATGCACCTTATATTGCACTGGCAATTGTGTTGGGGTTATTTGCCATTGTGCTCAAGTTTGTAAAACTTCCTGAAGTGAACATGGAAGAGGAAGATGCTTCAGAAAACGCTCATACTACAGCGAAAAAGACAATATTCGATTATCCTCATTTATTTTTGGGAGCGCTTGCAATTTTCTTTTGTGTGGCCGTTGAAGTAATGGCAGGAGATATCATTGGAACTTATGCCCGTGAACTGGGAACCGTTCCACACGTATTCAGAGATAATGCGACTGCATTTACTTTAGGTTTCATGCTGTTGGGCTATTTAATTGGTATTATTACTATCCCTAAATTTATCAGCCAACAGGCAGCACTTAGGATTTGTACATCAGTAGGTATTGTATTTACTGCACTTTCGGTATTTACCACAGGGGTTATTTCTTTTTGGTTTGTTGCTTTATTAGGCCTGGCCAATTCGTTAATGTGGCCGGCTATTTTTCCACTGGGGATCAAAGGTTTGGGTAAATTTACTAAGACGGGGTCTGCTATTATGATTATGGGTATTGCAGGAGGAGCCATCTGGCCTTTGGTATATGGATTTATGAAGGATGAATTGCATATCGATTTTCAACATGCATTTTTATATGCAATGGTACCAGCTTACTTATATATTGTTTACTTCGCTTCAAGAGGACATAAGGCGGGCAAAAAAGCATAG
- a CDS encoding transketolase, giving the protein MNQQPQLMKHQINELEDIAAQVRRDIVRMVHACQSGHPGGSLGCADFMTALYFEIMNHSTDFKMDGKGEDLFFLSNGHISPVFYSVLARSGYFDVSELATFRKLNSRLQGHPTTHEGLPGVRVASGSLGQGLSVAIGAAQAKKLNKDHSTVFVLLGDGELQEGQNWEAIMYAPHNKVDNLIASVDYNGQQIDGPTEKVLSLENLQAKFEAFGWHVINSDGNDMDSIVKALHYAKSLTGKGKPVLNLMSTQMGYGVDFMMGSHKWHGVAPNDEQLAAALAQLSSTLKDY; this is encoded by the coding sequence ATTAATCAACAACCCCAATTAATGAAACATCAAATAAATGAATTAGAGGATATCGCTGCTCAGGTAAGACGGGATATTGTTAGAATGGTGCATGCCTGCCAATCGGGTCATCCGGGAGGGTCATTAGGCTGTGCAGATTTTATGACGGCATTGTATTTTGAAATCATGAACCACTCTACTGATTTTAAAATGGATGGAAAAGGCGAAGATTTGTTTTTTCTTTCAAACGGCCACATTTCGCCGGTTTTTTACAGCGTTTTAGCCAGATCAGGATATTTTGACGTGAGCGAACTGGCAACTTTCAGAAAGCTGAACTCAAGGTTACAAGGACACCCAACTACCCACGAAGGGCTTCCTGGTGTAAGAGTAGCCTCAGGCTCATTGGGCCAGGGTCTATCTGTAGCTATCGGAGCTGCCCAAGCAAAGAAATTAAATAAAGATCATTCTACTGTATTTGTATTACTTGGTGATGGCGAATTGCAGGAAGGACAAAACTGGGAGGCAATTATGTACGCTCCTCATAATAAAGTAGACAACCTGATTGCTTCTGTTGATTATAACGGGCAGCAGATAGATGGTCCTACAGAAAAGGTATTATCATTGGAAAACCTTCAGGCAAAATTTGAAGCTTTCGGATGGCATGTGATCAATTCGGACGGTAATGATATGGACTCGATTGTGAAAGCCCTGCATTATGCAAAATCGTTGACAGGTAAAGGAAAACCTGTTTTAAATCTGATGAGCACACAAATGGGTTATGGCGTTGATTTTATGATGGGATCGCACAAATGGCATGGTGTGGCTCCTAACGACGAACAACTGGCAGCAGCCCTGGCGCAATTAAGTAGTACCCTTAAAGATTATTAA
- a CDS encoding transketolase family protein → MKKYTYTEKKDTRSGFGAGLLEAGKKNPEVVALCADLVGSLKMDAFIKEFPERFFQIGIAEANMIGIAAGLTIGGKIPFTGTFANFSTGRVYDQIRQSVAYSDKNVKICASHAGLTLGEDGATHQILEDIGLMKMLPGMTVINTCDYNQTKAATIAIAEHHGPVYLRFGRPVIPVFTDPDQKFEIGKAWMVNEGTDVTIIATGHMVWKAIEAGEKLAELGIDAEIINIHTIKPLDEEAVLKSVKKTGCVVTCEEHNKYGGLGESVARLLSTTLPTPQEFVAVNDSFGESGTPDQLMTKYGLDSVNIVEAAQKVMKRANK, encoded by the coding sequence ATGAAGAAGTATACATATACTGAAAAAAAAGATACACGTTCTGGTTTTGGAGCAGGATTGCTTGAAGCAGGAAAAAAGAACCCGGAAGTAGTGGCACTTTGTGCCGACCTGGTAGGCTCGTTAAAAATGGATGCCTTTATTAAAGAATTCCCTGAACGTTTTTTCCAGATCGGGATTGCTGAAGCCAATATGATTGGTATCGCTGCCGGTTTGACTATTGGAGGAAAAATTCCCTTTACCGGAACTTTTGCCAACTTTTCGACTGGCAGGGTTTACGATCAGATCCGTCAGTCGGTAGCCTATTCTGATAAAAACGTAAAAATCTGTGCCTCGCACGCTGGTCTTACATTGGGTGAGGACGGTGCAACGCACCAAATTCTGGAAGACATAGGTTTGATGAAAATGCTACCGGGCATGACCGTAATTAATACCTGCGATTACAACCAGACCAAAGCAGCAACAATAGCTATTGCCGAACACCATGGACCGGTATATCTGCGTTTTGGTCGCCCTGTAATCCCGGTATTTACCGATCCTGATCAAAAGTTTGAAATCGGAAAGGCCTGGATGGTAAATGAAGGCACCGACGTAACAATCATTGCCACAGGCCATATGGTTTGGAAAGCAATTGAAGCTGGCGAAAAACTAGCTGAATTGGGCATCGATGCCGAAATTATCAATATCCACACCATTAAACCTTTGGACGAAGAAGCAGTCTTGAAATCAGTTAAGAAAACCGGCTGCGTGGTAACTTGTGAGGAGCACAATAAATACGGTGGCCTGGGCGAAAGCGTAGCAAGATTATTATCGACAACATTACCTACACCACAGGAATTTGTGGCAGTAAACGATAGTTTTGGCGAAAGTGGTACGCCAGATCAACTGATGACCAAATATGGCCTAGACAGCGTTAATATTGTTGAGGCTGCGCAAAAAGTAATGAAAAGAGCCAACAAATAA
- a CDS encoding RNA polymerase sigma factor: MKQVEDSEILEKFLNTKTRDEAFNLLLSKYQQKIYWHIRRLVIDHDDADDLVQDTFIKVWKNLEKFRSDSQLYTWIYRIATNESITFLNKKKQRNNTPLDEVSSELAETLIASSHFNGDKVQLKLQQALLTLPEKQRLIFNMKYFDDLKYEEIAEITGTSVGALKASFHIAVKKVETFMLNEDITF; encoded by the coding sequence ATGAAGCAGGTTGAAGATTCGGAGATTTTAGAGAAATTCTTAAATACAAAAACTCGTGATGAAGCCTTTAACCTGCTTCTTAGTAAATATCAGCAGAAAATTTACTGGCACATCAGGCGCTTAGTTATCGACCATGATGACGCTGATGATCTGGTACAGGATACTTTTATCAAAGTATGGAAAAACCTGGAGAAGTTCCGTAGTGACTCTCAGCTTTACACCTGGATATATCGCATCGCAACCAACGAATCCATTACTTTTCTGAATAAAAAGAAGCAAAGAAACAACACACCGCTAGATGAAGTTTCTTCAGAACTGGCTGAAACATTAATTGCATCCAGCCACTTTAATGGCGATAAAGTACAGTTAAAACTTCAGCAGGCATTACTTACCCTACCCGAAAAACAAAGACTCATATTCAACATGAAGTATTTTGATGATTTGAAGTATGAGGAAATAGCTGAAATTACGGGCACCAGTGTGGGTGCACTAAAGGCTTCTTTTCATATCGCGGTAAAGAAAGTTGAAACTTTTATGCTAAATGAAGACATTACCTTTTAA